From one Lycium barbarum isolate Lr01 chromosome 6, ASM1917538v2, whole genome shotgun sequence genomic stretch:
- the LOC132600584 gene encoding transcription factor TGA9-like isoform X5 yields MIYWLHNCSYNCQKEKEKKTLYGSGTDRPAATLEMFPSWPTRFPRGSSKSGGGEESSDSGSALNTTISSRGEANLEPESPISQAFEQQQQQHQQQFQEMASDSPRTGVSHIEPASKSNYEKRKAAGSTSDRVTDAKTLRRLAQNREAARKSRLRKKAYVQQLETSRIRLAQLEQELQRARSQGIFMGGGAAGSNISSGAAMFDMEYSRWLDDDQRHISELRTALQAHLGDGDLRVIVDGYVAHYDEFFRLKGVAAKSDVFHLISGIWTTPAERCFLWMGGFRPSELIKMLIAQLDPLTQQQVVGIYSLQQSSQQAEEALSQGLEQLQQSLIETVASGSVNDGMHIMAVALGKLANLEGFVRQADNLRQQTLHQLRRTLTIRQAARCFMVIGEYYGRLRALSSLWASRPRETMMADDNSCQTATELQMIQASQHHFSNM; encoded by the exons ATGATTTACTGGCTCCATAACTGCAGTTACAActgccaaaaagaaaaagaaaaaaaaa CTTTATATGGATCAGGCACAGACAGACCTGCAGCAACTCTGGAGATGTTCCCATCTTGGCCTACTAGATTCCCAAGA GGAAGCTCAAAATCAGGAGGAGGAGAAGAGAGTAGTGATTCAGGTTCAGCACTAAACACTACTATTTCAAGCAGAGGTGAAGCAAATTTGGAGCCTGAATCTCCTATCAGTCAGGCCtttgaacaacaacaacaacagcatcaACAACAATTTCAAGAAATGGCAAGTGATAGTCCAAGAACAGGAGTGTCACATATTGAACCAGCTTCAAAATCCAACTatgaaaag AGAAAGGCTGCTGGTTCAACTTCAGATAGGGTGACTGATGCTAAG ACTTTGAGACGTTTAGCTCAAAATAGAGAGGCAGCAAGGAAAAGCAGACTAAGAAAAAAG gcTTATGTACAACAGCTAGAAACAAGTAGGATAAGACTTGCTCAGCTAGAACAAGAACTTCAAAGGGCTAGGTCTCAG GGGATTTTTATGGGAGGTGGTGCTGCTGGTTCCAACATCAGCTCTG GTGCTGCAATGTTTGACATGGAATATTCAAGATGGTTGGATGATGATCAAAGGCACATATCTGAACTTAGAACAGCATTGCAAGCACATTTAGGAGATGGTGATCTAAGAGTAATAGTTGATGGATACGTTGCTCATTATGATGAGTTTTTTCGACTTAAAGGAGTTGCAGCCAAATCTGATGTATTTCACCTCATCTCTGGAATTTGGACAACTCCAGCTGAACGTTGCTTCCTTTGGATGGGTGGTTTTAGGCCCTCTGAACTCATCAAG ATGTTGATAGCACAATTGGACCCCTTAACACAGCAGCAAGTTGTTGGAATTTACAGTCTGCAACAATCATCACAACAGGCTGAAGAAGCACTGTCACAAGGCTTAGAACAATTACAACAATCTTTAATTGAAACTGTTGCAAGTGGTTCTGTCAATGATGGTATGCATATTATGGCTGTGGCATTGGGCAAGCTTGCTAATCTAGAAGGCTTTGTTCGTCAG GCTGATAATTTAAGACAACAAACACTACACCAATTGCGCAGAACATTGACAATTAGACAAGCAGCAAGGTGCTTCATGGTGATAGGGGAATATTATGGTCGATTACGAGCCTTAAGTTCCCTATGGGCATCACGTCCTAGAGA GACTATGATGGCAGATGATAACTCTTGTCAAACAGCAACAGAGTTGCAGATGATACAAGCATCCCAACACCATTTCTCAAATATGTGA
- the LOC132600584 gene encoding transcription factor TGA9-like isoform X1, producing the protein MESQRIGDTSSTLSADHNMPYALLRGLNPPNSTSFMYHSTQNYSNQEPPAFDFGELEEAIVLQGVKMSNDDSVRSSLYGSGTDRPAATLEMFPSWPTRFPRGSSKSGGGEESSDSGSALNTTISSRGEANLEPESPISQAFEQQQQQHQQQFQEMASDSPRTGVSHIEPASKSNYEKRKAAGSTSDRVTDAKTLRRLAQNREAARKSRLRKKAYVQQLETSRIRLAQLEQELQRARSQGIFMGGGAAGSNISSGAAMFDMEYSRWLDDDQRHISELRTALQAHLGDGDLRVIVDGYVAHYDEFFRLKGVAAKSDVFHLISGIWTTPAERCFLWMGGFRPSELIKMLIAQLDPLTQQQVVGIYSLQQSSQQAEEALSQGLEQLQQSLIETVASGSVNDGMHIMAVALGKLANLEGFVRQADNLRQQTLHQLRRTLTIRQAARCFMVIGEYYGRLRALSSLWASRPRETMMADDNSCQTATELQMIQASQHHFSNM; encoded by the exons ATGGAGAGTCAAAGAATTGGAGACACTTCAAGTACTTTGTCAGCTGATCACAACATGCCTTATGCACTTCTTCGTGGCCTAAATCCTCCTAATAGCACAAGCTTCATGTATCATTCAACACAAAATTA TAGTAATCAAGAACCACCAGCTTTTGATTTTGGGGAGCTGGAAGAAGCTATTGTTCTGCAAGGAGTTAAGATGAGCAATGATGATTCTGTTAGATCAt CTTTATATGGATCAGGCACAGACAGACCTGCAGCAACTCTGGAGATGTTCCCATCTTGGCCTACTAGATTCCCAAGA GGAAGCTCAAAATCAGGAGGAGGAGAAGAGAGTAGTGATTCAGGTTCAGCACTAAACACTACTATTTCAAGCAGAGGTGAAGCAAATTTGGAGCCTGAATCTCCTATCAGTCAGGCCtttgaacaacaacaacaacagcatcaACAACAATTTCAAGAAATGGCAAGTGATAGTCCAAGAACAGGAGTGTCACATATTGAACCAGCTTCAAAATCCAACTatgaaaag AGAAAGGCTGCTGGTTCAACTTCAGATAGGGTGACTGATGCTAAG ACTTTGAGACGTTTAGCTCAAAATAGAGAGGCAGCAAGGAAAAGCAGACTAAGAAAAAAG gcTTATGTACAACAGCTAGAAACAAGTAGGATAAGACTTGCTCAGCTAGAACAAGAACTTCAAAGGGCTAGGTCTCAG GGGATTTTTATGGGAGGTGGTGCTGCTGGTTCCAACATCAGCTCTG GTGCTGCAATGTTTGACATGGAATATTCAAGATGGTTGGATGATGATCAAAGGCACATATCTGAACTTAGAACAGCATTGCAAGCACATTTAGGAGATGGTGATCTAAGAGTAATAGTTGATGGATACGTTGCTCATTATGATGAGTTTTTTCGACTTAAAGGAGTTGCAGCCAAATCTGATGTATTTCACCTCATCTCTGGAATTTGGACAACTCCAGCTGAACGTTGCTTCCTTTGGATGGGTGGTTTTAGGCCCTCTGAACTCATCAAG ATGTTGATAGCACAATTGGACCCCTTAACACAGCAGCAAGTTGTTGGAATTTACAGTCTGCAACAATCATCACAACAGGCTGAAGAAGCACTGTCACAAGGCTTAGAACAATTACAACAATCTTTAATTGAAACTGTTGCAAGTGGTTCTGTCAATGATGGTATGCATATTATGGCTGTGGCATTGGGCAAGCTTGCTAATCTAGAAGGCTTTGTTCGTCAG GCTGATAATTTAAGACAACAAACACTACACCAATTGCGCAGAACATTGACAATTAGACAAGCAGCAAGGTGCTTCATGGTGATAGGGGAATATTATGGTCGATTACGAGCCTTAAGTTCCCTATGGGCATCACGTCCTAGAGA GACTATGATGGCAGATGATAACTCTTGTCAAACAGCAACAGAGTTGCAGATGATACAAGCATCCCAACACCATTTCTCAAATATGTGA
- the LOC132600584 gene encoding transcription factor TGA9-like isoform X2 produces the protein MESQRIGDTSSTLSADHNMPYALLRGLNPPNSTSFMYHSTQNYNQEPPAFDFGELEEAIVLQGVKMSNDDSVRSSLYGSGTDRPAATLEMFPSWPTRFPRGSSKSGGGEESSDSGSALNTTISSRGEANLEPESPISQAFEQQQQQHQQQFQEMASDSPRTGVSHIEPASKSNYEKRKAAGSTSDRVTDAKTLRRLAQNREAARKSRLRKKAYVQQLETSRIRLAQLEQELQRARSQGIFMGGGAAGSNISSGAAMFDMEYSRWLDDDQRHISELRTALQAHLGDGDLRVIVDGYVAHYDEFFRLKGVAAKSDVFHLISGIWTTPAERCFLWMGGFRPSELIKMLIAQLDPLTQQQVVGIYSLQQSSQQAEEALSQGLEQLQQSLIETVASGSVNDGMHIMAVALGKLANLEGFVRQADNLRQQTLHQLRRTLTIRQAARCFMVIGEYYGRLRALSSLWASRPRETMMADDNSCQTATELQMIQASQHHFSNM, from the exons ATGGAGAGTCAAAGAATTGGAGACACTTCAAGTACTTTGTCAGCTGATCACAACATGCCTTATGCACTTCTTCGTGGCCTAAATCCTCCTAATAGCACAAGCTTCATGTATCATTCAACACAAAATTA TAATCAAGAACCACCAGCTTTTGATTTTGGGGAGCTGGAAGAAGCTATTGTTCTGCAAGGAGTTAAGATGAGCAATGATGATTCTGTTAGATCAt CTTTATATGGATCAGGCACAGACAGACCTGCAGCAACTCTGGAGATGTTCCCATCTTGGCCTACTAGATTCCCAAGA GGAAGCTCAAAATCAGGAGGAGGAGAAGAGAGTAGTGATTCAGGTTCAGCACTAAACACTACTATTTCAAGCAGAGGTGAAGCAAATTTGGAGCCTGAATCTCCTATCAGTCAGGCCtttgaacaacaacaacaacagcatcaACAACAATTTCAAGAAATGGCAAGTGATAGTCCAAGAACAGGAGTGTCACATATTGAACCAGCTTCAAAATCCAACTatgaaaag AGAAAGGCTGCTGGTTCAACTTCAGATAGGGTGACTGATGCTAAG ACTTTGAGACGTTTAGCTCAAAATAGAGAGGCAGCAAGGAAAAGCAGACTAAGAAAAAAG gcTTATGTACAACAGCTAGAAACAAGTAGGATAAGACTTGCTCAGCTAGAACAAGAACTTCAAAGGGCTAGGTCTCAG GGGATTTTTATGGGAGGTGGTGCTGCTGGTTCCAACATCAGCTCTG GTGCTGCAATGTTTGACATGGAATATTCAAGATGGTTGGATGATGATCAAAGGCACATATCTGAACTTAGAACAGCATTGCAAGCACATTTAGGAGATGGTGATCTAAGAGTAATAGTTGATGGATACGTTGCTCATTATGATGAGTTTTTTCGACTTAAAGGAGTTGCAGCCAAATCTGATGTATTTCACCTCATCTCTGGAATTTGGACAACTCCAGCTGAACGTTGCTTCCTTTGGATGGGTGGTTTTAGGCCCTCTGAACTCATCAAG ATGTTGATAGCACAATTGGACCCCTTAACACAGCAGCAAGTTGTTGGAATTTACAGTCTGCAACAATCATCACAACAGGCTGAAGAAGCACTGTCACAAGGCTTAGAACAATTACAACAATCTTTAATTGAAACTGTTGCAAGTGGTTCTGTCAATGATGGTATGCATATTATGGCTGTGGCATTGGGCAAGCTTGCTAATCTAGAAGGCTTTGTTCGTCAG GCTGATAATTTAAGACAACAAACACTACACCAATTGCGCAGAACATTGACAATTAGACAAGCAGCAAGGTGCTTCATGGTGATAGGGGAATATTATGGTCGATTACGAGCCTTAAGTTCCCTATGGGCATCACGTCCTAGAGA GACTATGATGGCAGATGATAACTCTTGTCAAACAGCAACAGAGTTGCAGATGATACAAGCATCCCAACACCATTTCTCAAATATGTGA
- the LOC132600584 gene encoding transcription factor TGA9-like isoform X3, with translation MESQRIGDTSSTLSADHNMPYALLRGLNPPNSTSFISNQEPPAFDFGELEEAIVLQGVKMSNDDSVRSSLYGSGTDRPAATLEMFPSWPTRFPRGSSKSGGGEESSDSGSALNTTISSRGEANLEPESPISQAFEQQQQQHQQQFQEMASDSPRTGVSHIEPASKSNYEKRKAAGSTSDRVTDAKTLRRLAQNREAARKSRLRKKAYVQQLETSRIRLAQLEQELQRARSQGIFMGGGAAGSNISSGAAMFDMEYSRWLDDDQRHISELRTALQAHLGDGDLRVIVDGYVAHYDEFFRLKGVAAKSDVFHLISGIWTTPAERCFLWMGGFRPSELIKMLIAQLDPLTQQQVVGIYSLQQSSQQAEEALSQGLEQLQQSLIETVASGSVNDGMHIMAVALGKLANLEGFVRQADNLRQQTLHQLRRTLTIRQAARCFMVIGEYYGRLRALSSLWASRPRETMMADDNSCQTATELQMIQASQHHFSNM, from the exons ATGGAGAGTCAAAGAATTGGAGACACTTCAAGTACTTTGTCAGCTGATCACAACATGCCTTATGCACTTCTTCGTGGCCTAAATCCTCCTAATAGCACAAGCTTCAT TAGTAATCAAGAACCACCAGCTTTTGATTTTGGGGAGCTGGAAGAAGCTATTGTTCTGCAAGGAGTTAAGATGAGCAATGATGATTCTGTTAGATCAt CTTTATATGGATCAGGCACAGACAGACCTGCAGCAACTCTGGAGATGTTCCCATCTTGGCCTACTAGATTCCCAAGA GGAAGCTCAAAATCAGGAGGAGGAGAAGAGAGTAGTGATTCAGGTTCAGCACTAAACACTACTATTTCAAGCAGAGGTGAAGCAAATTTGGAGCCTGAATCTCCTATCAGTCAGGCCtttgaacaacaacaacaacagcatcaACAACAATTTCAAGAAATGGCAAGTGATAGTCCAAGAACAGGAGTGTCACATATTGAACCAGCTTCAAAATCCAACTatgaaaag AGAAAGGCTGCTGGTTCAACTTCAGATAGGGTGACTGATGCTAAG ACTTTGAGACGTTTAGCTCAAAATAGAGAGGCAGCAAGGAAAAGCAGACTAAGAAAAAAG gcTTATGTACAACAGCTAGAAACAAGTAGGATAAGACTTGCTCAGCTAGAACAAGAACTTCAAAGGGCTAGGTCTCAG GGGATTTTTATGGGAGGTGGTGCTGCTGGTTCCAACATCAGCTCTG GTGCTGCAATGTTTGACATGGAATATTCAAGATGGTTGGATGATGATCAAAGGCACATATCTGAACTTAGAACAGCATTGCAAGCACATTTAGGAGATGGTGATCTAAGAGTAATAGTTGATGGATACGTTGCTCATTATGATGAGTTTTTTCGACTTAAAGGAGTTGCAGCCAAATCTGATGTATTTCACCTCATCTCTGGAATTTGGACAACTCCAGCTGAACGTTGCTTCCTTTGGATGGGTGGTTTTAGGCCCTCTGAACTCATCAAG ATGTTGATAGCACAATTGGACCCCTTAACACAGCAGCAAGTTGTTGGAATTTACAGTCTGCAACAATCATCACAACAGGCTGAAGAAGCACTGTCACAAGGCTTAGAACAATTACAACAATCTTTAATTGAAACTGTTGCAAGTGGTTCTGTCAATGATGGTATGCATATTATGGCTGTGGCATTGGGCAAGCTTGCTAATCTAGAAGGCTTTGTTCGTCAG GCTGATAATTTAAGACAACAAACACTACACCAATTGCGCAGAACATTGACAATTAGACAAGCAGCAAGGTGCTTCATGGTGATAGGGGAATATTATGGTCGATTACGAGCCTTAAGTTCCCTATGGGCATCACGTCCTAGAGA GACTATGATGGCAGATGATAACTCTTGTCAAACAGCAACAGAGTTGCAGATGATACAAGCATCCCAACACCATTTCTCAAATATGTGA
- the LOC132600584 gene encoding transcription factor TGA9-like isoform X4, with protein MESQRIGDTSSTLSADHNMPYALLRGLNPPNSTSFINQEPPAFDFGELEEAIVLQGVKMSNDDSVRSSLYGSGTDRPAATLEMFPSWPTRFPRGSSKSGGGEESSDSGSALNTTISSRGEANLEPESPISQAFEQQQQQHQQQFQEMASDSPRTGVSHIEPASKSNYEKRKAAGSTSDRVTDAKTLRRLAQNREAARKSRLRKKAYVQQLETSRIRLAQLEQELQRARSQGIFMGGGAAGSNISSGAAMFDMEYSRWLDDDQRHISELRTALQAHLGDGDLRVIVDGYVAHYDEFFRLKGVAAKSDVFHLISGIWTTPAERCFLWMGGFRPSELIKMLIAQLDPLTQQQVVGIYSLQQSSQQAEEALSQGLEQLQQSLIETVASGSVNDGMHIMAVALGKLANLEGFVRQADNLRQQTLHQLRRTLTIRQAARCFMVIGEYYGRLRALSSLWASRPRETMMADDNSCQTATELQMIQASQHHFSNM; from the exons ATGGAGAGTCAAAGAATTGGAGACACTTCAAGTACTTTGTCAGCTGATCACAACATGCCTTATGCACTTCTTCGTGGCCTAAATCCTCCTAATAGCACAAGCTTCAT TAATCAAGAACCACCAGCTTTTGATTTTGGGGAGCTGGAAGAAGCTATTGTTCTGCAAGGAGTTAAGATGAGCAATGATGATTCTGTTAGATCAt CTTTATATGGATCAGGCACAGACAGACCTGCAGCAACTCTGGAGATGTTCCCATCTTGGCCTACTAGATTCCCAAGA GGAAGCTCAAAATCAGGAGGAGGAGAAGAGAGTAGTGATTCAGGTTCAGCACTAAACACTACTATTTCAAGCAGAGGTGAAGCAAATTTGGAGCCTGAATCTCCTATCAGTCAGGCCtttgaacaacaacaacaacagcatcaACAACAATTTCAAGAAATGGCAAGTGATAGTCCAAGAACAGGAGTGTCACATATTGAACCAGCTTCAAAATCCAACTatgaaaag AGAAAGGCTGCTGGTTCAACTTCAGATAGGGTGACTGATGCTAAG ACTTTGAGACGTTTAGCTCAAAATAGAGAGGCAGCAAGGAAAAGCAGACTAAGAAAAAAG gcTTATGTACAACAGCTAGAAACAAGTAGGATAAGACTTGCTCAGCTAGAACAAGAACTTCAAAGGGCTAGGTCTCAG GGGATTTTTATGGGAGGTGGTGCTGCTGGTTCCAACATCAGCTCTG GTGCTGCAATGTTTGACATGGAATATTCAAGATGGTTGGATGATGATCAAAGGCACATATCTGAACTTAGAACAGCATTGCAAGCACATTTAGGAGATGGTGATCTAAGAGTAATAGTTGATGGATACGTTGCTCATTATGATGAGTTTTTTCGACTTAAAGGAGTTGCAGCCAAATCTGATGTATTTCACCTCATCTCTGGAATTTGGACAACTCCAGCTGAACGTTGCTTCCTTTGGATGGGTGGTTTTAGGCCCTCTGAACTCATCAAG ATGTTGATAGCACAATTGGACCCCTTAACACAGCAGCAAGTTGTTGGAATTTACAGTCTGCAACAATCATCACAACAGGCTGAAGAAGCACTGTCACAAGGCTTAGAACAATTACAACAATCTTTAATTGAAACTGTTGCAAGTGGTTCTGTCAATGATGGTATGCATATTATGGCTGTGGCATTGGGCAAGCTTGCTAATCTAGAAGGCTTTGTTCGTCAG GCTGATAATTTAAGACAACAAACACTACACCAATTGCGCAGAACATTGACAATTAGACAAGCAGCAAGGTGCTTCATGGTGATAGGGGAATATTATGGTCGATTACGAGCCTTAAGTTCCCTATGGGCATCACGTCCTAGAGA GACTATGATGGCAGATGATAACTCTTGTCAAACAGCAACAGAGTTGCAGATGATACAAGCATCCCAACACCATTTCTCAAATATGTGA